The sequence ATCCACCGgtggaggaaatttttttttttattcttcaagaGTAGAAACAAAAAGAGATAACACTGCACAGGGCAGAACAATTCTTATTATCATCGTTGAACTCTAGTGCAAGTGAATGGTGATGTAGTTTCAGTGTTGGAAGTTtttggagagagagagaaaagggAAATAAAAGTTGTGTGGACGCAATAGGGGGCGGATGAGAGGAATTTATTCGAGTAGAGTCGAGATCTTGGGATCGTTGGAGATCGATTTTAGTCGAATGAACTCGTGTCACGCACATGGATTTGTCGACTGACGGACGTGGGGACAAGACGTCTGGCCAGTGTCCCGGACGTAAGTCTTGATGAGACATTTTTGAGGGTTTTTTTGTGATGGTGAGGGGGGTAGGaggtgaggggggggggagtggtGGGTGGttggggaaggggagggatGATTAATTGGGGCATTATCTGGGACTTCCGTATGGGAATGTTTCCTTGATCGCTGACGCGATTGCAGGAACTTTCCCCTGGGGAGTGGGTGTGTGGGCGATGGACAATTGGGGGTTTATGGGCTGGGGAAAATTagggggattttttaatttgatttttttatgcaacCGATGGGGGAACGATGTGCGTGACGTTCGGCCGGTTTTGCCGGGACTATCGACTCTCACCTCTCGCTTGGTAACAAACTCGATGGATTTTTTATGGTAGAATGGTCGGTGAATATTGTTgcagggggtgagggggatgATGTGGAGGACAGAAGGTGGCGGAAGGCTAATGGaagtaattgatttttttgggggttattggggaattttttggagCGAATTTATCGGAgtgtttttggggatttttgattttttttttgggaattttgaaattggaaaatttaattttagtttAGTGACAACAGTGGTTGGACGATAAATTTTTCGGGAGTTTCCACTCGTGTGAGTCGTTTCGGCGGAGATTGCAGGAGTAATTACAGTCAAAAAATCGTCGGAAATTTCGGAAATTCGGTCAAGGGATCAATCATCGCTCATCGGAAATATCTATTTACGTTAAATTGAATGTCACTTTCCTGGAAATTAGCAGTCAACTgcccatgaaatttcaattttcccaaccaGTATTATTAAGTGTACTGGTAAATTgcttctggaaaaaaaacctaTTGACTGATGTCAGGAACAAAAAAGCCTTAACTTTTTTGTCCCTCACAGTTTACGATCTTGGCACTGATTTAGGCTTTTTATTGCCTCAAAATCTGAGTAATTGACACTGGCATTTCGATTGCCTCGTATCCGCCACAGAATAAAAACAACTGCCGTCACTTCAACTAGTTTTGGtgattcataaattcaataaacttGTCCTTGTGTTTACTGGGAATTAATCAGCCGCAATTTATTCCCCCGggatttgtaaatattttcttatcaatcaTCACCGATAAAATTGTACCTTAAATTACCGGTTTAGTTGTCCTAAATTTATGAATGTGAAATTGTAACACCGACTGCACACATAAATGGAAATAGAAATTCTGGTTTTACTGCATCACGAGATCGAAGGTTAAGTAAGGAGCACCTGTTTTGCCCCACCTGAATAACCCGGACGATTCTCCTGGTAATTTAATCCACTGATTATGGATTTGAAATGTCTCAGTGAGAAATTGAATGTTCCTCCTTTGATGGGAACTGGATTTAATCCGTGAGTGAttgaatattcagtgaaataTTATACTTATCCTGTGGCCCATCCCTtaaatcccaaaaaaaatatccttcgAGAGGGATTAATTTACGATTCCGTATCTCTCCAGGGAAAAATACATCATCTGAGTTATAAAAACGgttcttaaaataaaaaaaagctgaCGCAATCCCGGAGCGTTTGAAGATTTTTCTTCTGAAGTTTTTGTGCCAGTCTTTGACACTAAATTCTTAtggcgagaattttttttacatttcaggAAATCGTAACGTTTAAAAAACATTACCTTCACCGCTTGCctcgagattaaaaaaaaacctaaccTGCTAATTGGGTGATTCATaatcacaattaattaatcagatttgtttttctctaataattttgaaaatcattttgcattcttcaataaattatttctgatcACTCAAACGTCTAAACAACAACTGAATTATTAACTTCGATAAATAAAACGAGTCTCCTCTCCCCCCACAAAAATCTTGATTAAAACCCCTCTTTTTCCCGGCGTTCATTAGCAAATTTAATTCCCATTACGaatcacgagaaaaaaaaaaacaatttaatcaaCTCAATTCCTACATTTTCCTCCTAATTACTAACAAAATTAAGGTACAACGAAGCTGCGATATCACTGACAATTTTCCCCCTGTTGTACTCACAAACTTGTGAATATTTTGCTGTACATGTGCTCCTGGTGATGTCGCTGGTGAAAATCCTTCATCACTTTTAACCGAAGACATTAAAAGTGCCTTTGGGTTGGAGGCACAACTTGATTAGATGGTGTGCGCGAAAAAGCTGGGCAATGTTGCCGCAACTGGAGCAATTAAGTGGCAATCCATTTGAAAAAACGCGAGTGGGGGTGGGTGGGAAGGAGGGGGGGCAGAAAGAAGATGAAGAGAATGAACTGAGGATGGTTATAAGGTGGTGGAATAGTCTCTCTCCTGCGTTGGCTAGTAACTGTTTCCAATGGGGGGTTTGTACGAGAAAGTTTTAGTTGACGATGGCAATTGGATTAGTCGAACGCTCGTGCTCGTCCATCGTAGTTCTATAACGTTATAATATATAACTGGTTACTTTGGGGTGGGCTCTCTCAAGagaagaggaggaaaaaaaattgagggatatCAAGACGGTGTAGTTAGACTATATCTGACCCGGGATGGGGCATCAGTGAGGGCCTCAGGGGAGTATAAAAAGGTGGGAGGGAAGTAACTGGCGATGAAAAACTTTTGTAACCGGTTTCCACGCGCAGATTCTCCCCAGGACCCGTTTCACCTCGAGTCAACTGAAAAATcggagattatttatttttttgtagatTTTATGGTATTTATTTTGCACTGGTGCAACTaacgaattaatttattccactTTGTGGAGTTTTCGGGCTTACGACTGTTTTTTTAAGGTTTTTTGGTATTAAATAATTAGTGGTATCGATGGGGAGTGTAAATTTCAGCAAGAGAAGACATTTTATCAGCTGCTACCGCTAAACTGACTTCAATTGAGTTAATACTTTCCTCGTAATTAGTAATCAAGTCTGGCGAAGTGGTAGAACGAGTTGAGTTAATTTATCTGTAGTCTTGGTTTTTATGTAAAtgttggaaaatcggaaagcgatcgaacaattttcttaaaaactttttagggatttttttactGGAAAATGTGGAATCAAAATTCTGGTGTGCCTGGAATTTTGGGAAtaagttaattattatttacgtTATCCTACCACTTCGTTATTGAGtatgaaatatttaacaaaaattatcgCCTCTCAATCTCAAGACTATTCTATACctttaatgaaaatgatttaattaCCACAAAAACGAGAACAGCTTCGAGAAGAAAGAAAACACTATCCAActgatcaattaaaattgggaaaaattaattattcattccaaTATCTCCTCCATTTTCCTCCTCAACTGCCCCAATGAACCGCCGCCATCTCCCCCTGAAATTAATTACCCATTCCTGATTATATATTTGTTTTCAATCCCCCATTGTCATTTCTCCCACCTCCTCTTCCTCACCCAATTGAAAAACTTCtgaattcattctttttccccCAGCGACTTtttttcaccaattttttcatctctctccTTGCAGAAATCGACAACCATCCAATTTGAAACAAagtaaaacagaaaaaaaaaaagaataatccAACGAGAAAAACCATCCCACCACTATCGGCACATTCAGAATGCTCCAGAGTTTCCTGTCTGGTGGCTCCAGATGTGCCCGACGTGGTCTAGTATTCGTATTCATTTGGGGCCTCGTAATGATTGGTGCACTGCAATTTCGCCGAGTCGAGAATGAGGTACTACAGGAGCATGATTCACCGACGATGGACGAGGTCTATCCGACAGCAGGTGTTTGGGAACATTCACTGGAACAGGCGCCACCATCACCACTAACGTCTGTACACCGTGATACCCCTGGGATACATGAATTATCGGTATATAACAATGAGAAACGTACACCAGTTGATGCTGATGGATACATAGCAAACAGAATTAACATTCaggggttgaaaaattatcctgACGACCGTGAACCACTTCTCGACAAACGACCACCAAAAACTGACGAAGAAATCGTCAacgagattgaaaaaaaatcaccaaactTACCCCTGGCCTATTGGATGAAGAGTAACACCCTGAAGAAGCCAGTGCCTCCAAAAAATGGCGGCTGTGCACCCAAATTTCCTGACATATTTGACCTTGAATTTAACAACATTTACTGGCAAACAATGGAATCATCGAATGGTACATTTCAACTTTACGGTGCCTACTACGATAATCGAAGTCTATCTCGAATTGGTCCGGCTGTTCGTCTCGTCGGTATGATAAATCGAATCGATCCCAAGGTCAAGACCTACTGCCAGCTGTGGTACAAAGGAGAGAGAGATCCTAAAATAGTCGATGTATTTGAGTACAAGTACATATGGTACCCCAAATGGGGTAATTACAAGCAGGGAATCTATCAGCCTTATGTGATAGCATGTAAAATACCAAAATCCCATTCAGACAAGGATCCACCAGCCTCGGTCTCCATCGTCGAGAAGCCCTGCGATACAGCACGAAATAATCTACGAGTCATCTACAACAAACCAAAAGTCAAAAAGGAATTTGCTGTTTGTGTCAAGGGACTGGATTTCCTCCACGAGGACCTCTCAGTTCGTTTAATCGAGTGGATCGAGCTGATTGGGATTCTTGGAGCTGATAAGATTTACTTCTATCAGCTTCAAGTCCATCCCAACATCACAAAAGTCCTCGATTATTATCAGGAGTTGGGGAAAATCGAGGTGACTCCATTGACATTGCCTGGTGGACAGCCAAATGTACCAGCATTTCAACACTTGTATCTCACCAAAAAGACCAATCACAAGAGGCAGAATGAACTCATACCCTACAACGATTGTTTGTACAAACACATGTACGAGTATGATTACATTGCTCTACTCGATATTGATGAAGTTATAATGCCGGCTAACGATACAACATGGAGTGAGCTCATGAGACGAGTTGTACCGAAGGCACTTAAAATACGCAATGAGACTCGTGCCTCGTACAACGTTAGAAATGTCTACTTTCTCGATGACCTTCTACATTCGCACGAATACTTCGACCACGTGCCGAGGTGAGctaaaagtcgtttatactcACTCTTTGcattcgcatttttttttctagttttttttatcatttccaaGCATTCGTCATCGCGTAGGAAAGCCGggtatgaataatttatgtcaAACAGGATATTCCAACATCTGTTTTACAAAGGTCTTGTTGCTTTTATCACGAGTACTTTCATCTGGTATTTTTTGCACTCGAAGGGAAGAGGTGGAGGCATTCATATTTTAGTTGGGCATTTTTTATGAGGAATATTGCAGTTGTTCAGGGGatttttagttaattaatcgatggtattggattttttcgttatttagaGCGAAATTTTCCTCAGGATTTTTTGTTGAgctgaaaaaatttcttgaaataatttgttattttcttttttgtacGAGATATTCACCGACAACTGATCCTAATCAAAATACGTTTACCTCCTTTCACCACTTCACTACAAGCCTCATCCCCACTTCTTTTcgataaatatctcaaaacTCCTGAGAAATGGAAGAATTTttccgaataattttttccacaactcattttttcctaaaaaattgtacaacaAAAGTTCCCCtactttttctcattttttaaatatccacCGGAAAATGAAGTTGATAATTCAATTCACTTCGTTTTACGACTTCTCCACACAATTTCATGTttaaaattccatcagatACCAGAGTGCATTAAAAACCAGCAACTGATGAAAGAAGAAATAtcttgaaattgaataaaacggTATAAACGACCCACAACACGATAGCAATTCTCCACTtgttatacttttttttaaatctgtgACAGGTACATGCACATGCTTCAGCATGTCTACAGATCCAAGAATTACACGAAACCCAATCAGTACATCAAGTGTTTTCACAATACAGAGCGCGTTGTTACGCTACATAATCATTTTCCATTGGCTTGTCTCGGGTCTGGATGTACCAGTTATCCAATCGATACCCAGGACGCCCAGTTGCAGCATTATCGTGCAGACTGCGTTAAATCACTCAAGAAGACTTGTGAACAGTACCGTGAAAACAGTGTATTGGATACCAAGATTTGGCGATACAAGGATAAGCTTGTCGAGCGTGTTACAAAGGCACTGAaggacttgaaattttttggacCCAGTTAGGAAGAGTTTACTAcaaaatttagaaattaaaaaaattttttttatcactttcaATGCTCAATTGTCCTCCCTTGTTCcccggaaaaaaattgtctaaatATAAATTCTTTTATTCCGGGGAATGACGAGAGTACTTCAACTGCATTTTCATGGTCAATCTCGATCGTTCTCTgttgtaaaatataaataaagaacAGTAATGTGTGAACATAACACTGgagtgagataaaaaaaaaaatattgtacgtGAAGTGGACGGTTGGAAAAACAGTTATGCTCAACTCAAGTCCAGAACAGAGGGCGATTCACATTGTACCATGAATAGCTCTTTATTGTAGGCCACACTTACTTGTGTACATTGTGACGTCTGCTAGCTTTTTGTtagtaaaaaaagaaaaatttcccatACATTAACGTGTGCCATTAGACTCATCGAGTGAGGCCTACATTGAAATGCACTTGTACGTCTTTTAATACGACTATTGTTTTATATTCATATTGTACAGTtcgaattttttgttttatttgttaTGTTCAATTATCGATGAATGGTGAATAAAGaggatgaaatatttattttcacgatTTAAGTTGAGGCAAATTTTTCTCATCGCTTGCAGCTATTTTACACATtcgattttaaatttaatttttttgggactTGTTCAAAAAGTCTCTAAATGGTTTTTAAACCCTCTTTGTATGTGTGCCTCTATGTATATATGACacccattttttttgcaattgttcgctaataaatcaatgaaattgaattttttaatgtagaTATTGTTGAGCCCTATCCATCGAACTTAATTATAATGTAAGTCGAGTATTTTCGAATTTTGTATTAtctcattatatttttcaatcgaaaATTCGTTACTATTATGATATCCAATAAAACGCATATGAAACGCAATATTATTTACTGCAGactgttaatttattaaaaaaaaatcccatgcTATATTAATATAAACGCAATTTCCcacttgtttttttcatctcggaatgTACTTTAATAGTGCACGACTAGACTTTATTACCTCCACTGGAAATGACTTTTCCCTCACCTTCCACCCCCACCTGCCACCCCCAATTTCCCTTTGACGGTTTTCCCGAGGTACTGGGAGTTGCTATGGCTTCATTCGCAAAGATCTTTCGGATTTTACGTGCTAAAACCGTCTTGGATTGAGCCAAAATGATGATGACTTGAACAGCACCAGGAAAATGGTAAAGAGTCGCAGTTATTTTTCCTCCAGTTTTACGATGTTTCCGTCCCTGTTTTTTTACTTCTCTTTCCGAGCATATGGACATTGCATGCGGAGGTGGAAGGATAGATTTTATCCATCTGAATATATCCCTCTGAGCATTTTCTTTGGGAATTCATGGGGTGGGGGGATGGGTGAGGGCAGGGGGGTATTTTTCAGTGGTACGTGGGGGCTATACCGGGATACGGTGGGTGGATTGGAGGATATAAATATGGCAACAGACTACCCACGCAAGAAAACGTCGCACGCGGGCTTCCACCATGCCGTTGACGATGCTTTTTCGACTAGTTTCAGTCtcacgaggagaaaaaaaaatttctatttgtcGTATGTGAAGCCACAACGTGGATGAGCATATTTATCCCActgtaaaattaattcatattaaaaaataaaaaatattattgtgaATATGATGAGGTGAAAATTTATATCTCACTTGTGGAGAATTGCTGATGTGTTTGGGGGACATTCGTAGTGTGTCATCTTGTAGTTAACAATTTTGTGGTAGAATTTTGCATTTGGTATTTACGGG comes from Diachasmimorpha longicaudata isolate KC_UGA_2023 chromosome 12, iyDiaLong2, whole genome shotgun sequence and encodes:
- the LOC135168204 gene encoding uncharacterized protein LOC135168204, with product MLQSFLSGGSRCARRGLVFVFIWGLVMIGALQFRRVENEVLQEHDSPTMDEVYPTAGVWEHSLEQAPPSPLTSVHRDTPGIHELSVYNNEKRTPVDADGYIANRINIQGLKNYPDDREPLLDKRPPKTDEEIVNEIEKKSPNLPLAYWMKSNTLKKPVPPKNGGCAPKFPDIFDLEFNNIYWQTMESSNGTFQLYGAYYDNRSLSRIGPAVRLVGMINRIDPKVKTYCQLWYKGERDPKIVDVFEYKYIWYPKWGNYKQGIYQPYVIACKIPKSHSDKDPPASVSIVEKPCDTARNNLRVIYNKPKVKKEFAVCVKGLDFLHEDLSVRLIEWIELIGILGADKIYFYQLQVHPNITKVLDYYQELGKIEVTPLTLPGGQPNVPAFQHLYLTKKTNHKRQNELIPYNDCLYKHMYEYDYIALLDIDEVIMPANDTTWSELMRRVVPKALKIRNETRASYNVRNVYFLDDLLHSHEYFDHVPRYMHMLQHVYRSKNYTKPNQYIKCFHNTERVVTLHNHFPLACLGSGCTSYPIDTQDAQLQHYRADCVKSLKKTCEQYRENSVLDTKIWRYKDKLVERVTKALKDLKFFGPS